In Bordetella holmesii ATCC 51541, the following proteins share a genomic window:
- a CDS encoding respiratory-chain NADH dehydrogenase 51 Kd subunit: protein MTGPVRIYVPRDAAALAVGADAVAQAIMAEAARLEQSVELVRNGSRGLLWLEPLVEIQTPQGRVAYGPVTTGEVSALFAAGWLGGQTAHPLCQGFTEDIPYLRRQERLTFARVGITDPLSILDYAAHGGLAGLERALTMTAAQIVEAVTASGLRGRGGAAFPTGVKWNTVLNASSPTKYIVCNADEGDSGTFADRLLMEGDPYALIEGMTIAGLAVGAEYGYIYVRSEYPHAIATLRTAIQRAREVGWLGDDIHGSGRRFDLDVRQGAGAYICGEETSLLESLEGKRGVVRAKPPLPAIRGLFGQPTVINNVISLATVPTILARGAAYYRDYGVGRSHGTLPFQLAGNIRHGGLVEKAFGLSLRELLYDFGVAAPAAGHCALPR from the coding sequence ATGACGGGCCCTGTAAGGATTTATGTTCCCCGGGATGCGGCCGCGCTGGCGGTAGGCGCTGACGCCGTGGCCCAGGCCATCATGGCCGAAGCGGCCCGCCTGGAGCAGTCCGTTGAGCTGGTGCGCAATGGCTCACGTGGTTTGTTGTGGCTGGAGCCTTTGGTCGAAATCCAGACGCCGCAAGGTCGCGTGGCTTACGGCCCGGTAACGACCGGCGAGGTCAGTGCGTTATTTGCCGCGGGCTGGCTCGGCGGTCAGACCGCGCATCCGCTGTGCCAGGGATTCACCGAAGACATCCCCTATCTGCGCCGCCAGGAAAGGCTGACGTTCGCGCGGGTAGGCATCACGGACCCGTTATCCATCCTGGACTACGCGGCACATGGCGGCCTGGCCGGGCTGGAGCGCGCCCTCACGATGACGGCCGCGCAGATCGTCGAGGCCGTCACGGCGTCCGGCCTGCGCGGGCGCGGCGGCGCGGCCTTTCCCACCGGCGTGAAGTGGAACACGGTACTGAACGCATCCTCGCCCACCAAATACATCGTTTGCAATGCCGACGAGGGCGATTCCGGCACGTTTGCGGACCGTCTGCTCATGGAAGGCGATCCGTACGCGCTCATAGAGGGCATGACCATTGCCGGACTGGCTGTGGGCGCCGAATATGGCTACATCTATGTGCGCTCCGAGTACCCTCATGCGATCGCCACATTGCGCACGGCGATACAGCGCGCACGCGAGGTGGGATGGTTGGGCGACGACATCCATGGCAGCGGTCGGCGCTTCGATCTCGACGTCCGCCAGGGGGCAGGCGCGTATATCTGCGGCGAAGAGACTTCCCTGCTCGAAAGCCTGGAGGGCAAGCGTGGTGTGGTGCGCGCCAAACCGCCGCTGCCCGCGATACGCGGGCTGTTCGGTCAGCCCACTGTCATCAACAACGTGATTTCGCTGGCAACCGTGCCCACCATCCTGGCGCGCGGCGCGGCCTACTACCGCGACTATGGCGTCGGGCGGTCACATGGCACCCTACCCTTCCAACTGGCCGGCAACATCCGGCACGGCGGCCTGGTCGAAAAGGCGTTTGGCCTGAGTCTGCGCGAACTTCTCTACGACTTCGGGGTGGCAGCGCCAGCGGCCGGCCATTGCGCGCTGCCCAGGTAG
- a CDS encoding respiratory-chain NADH dehydrogenase 24 Kd subunit → MSTACTPAQTSAPDVIALVRDLAASHADQPGALLPLLHAVQHALGYIPPQAVATLAEALSLSRAEVHGVITFYPDFRSEPGGRHRLQICRAEACQAMGGEALAAHARSRLGCDFHGKSADGAYSLDPAYCLGLCAQSPALMLDGRPYARMSVDGLDRLIDASRQA, encoded by the coding sequence ATGTCCACGGCCTGTACCCCCGCGCAGACTTCTGCGCCCGATGTCATCGCCCTCGTTCGCGATCTGGCGGCCAGCCATGCCGATCAACCCGGCGCGTTGCTGCCTCTGTTGCATGCCGTGCAGCATGCGCTGGGCTACATCCCGCCCCAGGCCGTCGCCACCCTGGCCGAGGCGCTGTCCCTGTCGCGCGCCGAGGTCCATGGCGTGATCACCTTTTATCCGGACTTCCGCAGCGAACCGGGCGGCCGCCACCGGCTGCAGATCTGCCGCGCCGAAGCCTGCCAGGCCATGGGCGGCGAGGCCCTGGCCGCCCATGCCCGCTCCCGCCTGGGCTGTGATTTCCACGGCAAAAGCGCCGATGGCGCCTACAGCCTGGACCCCGCCTATTGTCTGGGCCTGTGTGCGCAATCGCCGGCCCTGATGCTCGATGGCCGTCCCTATGCGCGCATGAGCGTCGACGGGTTGGACCGACTGATCGATGCGTCGAGGCAAGCATGA
- a CDS encoding PBP superfamily domain protein, translating to MRNTGFFVMAGNPKGIGGVEDLARADVRFVNRQMGSSTRYLAHLLLQRHGIDIARVQGFQTNEFTHMAIAAHIASGMADVGMGVETAARRFGLDFIPLVQERYFFALRRADLEQPAMQDFVTALRSPAYLNDIGALPGYDAADCGRLLTLAEAFP from the coding sequence GTGCGCAACACGGGTTTTTTCGTCATGGCCGGCAATCCCAAGGGTATCGGTGGGGTGGAGGACCTGGCGCGCGCCGACGTGCGTTTCGTCAATCGTCAGATGGGGTCGAGTACCCGTTACCTCGCCCACCTGCTGTTGCAACGTCACGGGATCGACATTGCCCGCGTGCAGGGCTTTCAGACCAATGAGTTCACGCACATGGCGATCGCCGCGCATATCGCCAGCGGGATGGCCGATGTCGGCATGGGGGTCGAAACGGCGGCACGCCGCTTCGGCCTGGATTTCATCCCGCTGGTGCAGGAGCGGTATTTCTTCGCTTTACGGCGGGCGGATCTGGAGCAGCCCGCGATGCAGGATTTCGTGACGGCCTTGCGTAGTCCCGCCTATCTGAACGACATCGGCGCTTTGCCCGGCTACGACGCCGCGGACTGCGGCCGGCTTCTGACGCTGGCCGAGGCGTTTCCCTGA
- the moaA gene encoding molybdenum cofactor biosynthesis protein A → MRDRRARPLRDLRISVTDRCNFRCTYCMPREIFDANYRFMPHSALLSFEEITRAARIFVRLGVEKIRLTGGEPLLRKDVDKLIAMLAQLRTPQGQPLDLTLTTNASLLARKAEALKAAGLSRVTVSLDALDPARFARLADSTYTPDDVLHGIDAAARAGLPVKVNMVVRRGLNDDEILPMARRFRHSGHVLRFIEYMDVGNSNGWNVAEVLPSDELLARLGEQFELQPIDDAPMGRVAERWRYADGAGEIGVISSVTHAFCGGCTRARLSPEGQLFLCLFASRGHDVRGLLRGLTRDEDVAAALAGVWSVRDDNYSERRGLATTQREKIEMSYIGG, encoded by the coding sequence GTGCGCGACCGCCGTGCGCGCCCATTGCGCGATTTGCGTATCTCGGTCACGGATCGCTGCAACTTTCGCTGCACCTATTGCATGCCGCGCGAGATCTTTGATGCGAACTATCGCTTTATGCCGCATTCGGCATTGCTGTCGTTCGAAGAAATCACCCGCGCCGCTCGGATTTTCGTGCGCTTGGGCGTGGAAAAAATCCGCCTCACCGGCGGCGAGCCCTTGCTGCGCAAGGACGTCGATAAACTGATCGCCATGCTGGCGCAGTTGCGCACGCCGCAGGGGCAGCCTCTGGATCTGACACTGACCACCAACGCCAGCCTGTTGGCGCGCAAGGCCGAGGCGCTCAAGGCCGCCGGGCTGTCGCGCGTCACGGTCAGTCTGGACGCTCTGGACCCGGCTCGGTTTGCGCGCCTTGCCGACTCCACCTACACCCCCGATGACGTGTTGCACGGTATTGATGCCGCGGCTCGTGCGGGGTTGCCGGTCAAGGTCAATATGGTGGTGCGCCGCGGCCTCAATGACGACGAAATCCTGCCGATGGCACGGCGCTTTCGTCATAGCGGCCACGTGTTGCGCTTTATCGAATACATGGATGTGGGCAACAGCAATGGCTGGAACGTCGCCGAGGTGTTGCCCAGCGACGAACTGCTGGCCAGGCTGGGCGAGCAGTTCGAGTTGCAGCCCATCGATGATGCGCCCATGGGCAGAGTGGCCGAGCGCTGGCGCTATGCCGATGGCGCCGGAGAGATTGGCGTCATCTCCAGCGTGACCCATGCTTTTTGCGGCGGCTGTACGCGAGCGCGTCTGTCGCCGGAGGGGCAGTTGTTTCTTTGCCTGTTTGCCTCGCGCGGTCATGACGTGCGTGGCCTGTTGCGCGGCCTTACCCGCGATGAGGACGTCGCCGCCGCTCTGGCCGGGGTCTGGTCGGTGCGGGACGATAACTATTCGGAACGGCGTGGTCTGGCCACTACGCAACGCGAAAAAATCGAAATGAGCTATATCGGTGGCTGA
- the mobA gene encoding molybdopterin-guanine dinucleotide biosynthesis protein A, protein MADNSIAGLILAGGQGRRVNEADKGLLLWRGKPLVAHVAQRLAPQVSQLIVSANRHIATYAAFGQVVSDDKQFGAWQGPLAGLAAGLAVCRHPWLVCVPCDTPLIPHDLAARLTGAAIAAQAPLAVASCQGRRHAVCMALRPALLPDLRAYLAGGDRKVAWWQDRAGAVEVAFDDAPAAFLNLNTAEDFAFAQG, encoded by the coding sequence GTGGCTGATAACTCGATCGCGGGTCTGATTCTGGCCGGAGGGCAGGGCCGACGTGTCAACGAGGCCGATAAAGGCTTGCTGCTATGGCGGGGCAAGCCACTGGTGGCGCATGTGGCCCAGCGCCTGGCTCCGCAGGTCAGCCAGCTCATCGTCAGCGCCAATCGCCATATCGCGACCTATGCCGCATTCGGCCAGGTGGTCAGCGATGATAAGCAGTTTGGTGCATGGCAAGGGCCGCTGGCCGGGCTGGCGGCGGGGCTGGCCGTGTGCCGCCACCCATGGCTGGTCTGCGTGCCTTGCGATACACCGTTGATCCCCCACGACCTGGCGGCACGCCTGACCGGCGCGGCCATTGCGGCCCAGGCCCCTTTGGCCGTGGCAAGTTGCCAGGGGCGGCGCCATGCCGTGTGCATGGCGTTGCGGCCGGCCCTATTGCCGGATCTGCGCGCCTATTTGGCCGGTGGCGATCGCAAGGTGGCATGGTGGCAGGACAGGGCGGGCGCCGTCGAAGTCGCCTTCGATGATGCGCCCGCCGCCTTTCTCAACCTGAATACTGCCGAGGATTTCGCTTTCGCGCAGGGCTAG
- a CDS encoding molybdenum cofactor synthesis domain protein, with translation MMEFDEAQAQLAKAADAITRREILPLASLAGRVLAQDIQAGLDLPPADNSAMDGYALRYADYEAGRALPVSQRIFAGDMPAVLPPGQAARLFTGSLMPPGADTVVMQEDTRETDGKVEILQPPRAGQHVRKRGEDTTAGQALLAAGTVLQASHIALLASQGLAQAEVYGRLRVGILTTGDELVFPGSPRQDQQIYNSNGAMLAALAEGMGAEATHVLHARDEQASLNAAFARLLQDCDLVLSVGGVSVGERDLVKPVLEAMGATLVLWKVRMKPGKPVALAHIQGKPLVCLPGNPVSAYAVFTVLVSPLVRRMQGRSTTHPRVDWIPLRTEHTRRDGREEFLRVQYDAGQAPQLHPYAKQGSGVMSSLPWASGLARLPYDTDISDGTAVRYYDFRYWQS, from the coding sequence ATGATGGAGTTCGACGAGGCCCAGGCACAATTGGCCAAGGCCGCCGACGCCATCACACGGCGCGAAATCCTGCCCCTGGCCAGTCTCGCTGGCCGGGTGCTGGCACAAGACATTCAGGCTGGCCTGGACCTGCCCCCGGCCGACAACAGCGCCATGGACGGCTACGCACTGCGTTACGCCGACTACGAAGCCGGCCGCGCATTGCCCGTGAGCCAGCGTATCTTCGCCGGTGATATGCCCGCCGTCCTGCCGCCGGGCCAGGCCGCACGGCTGTTTACGGGCAGCCTCATGCCGCCGGGCGCCGACACCGTCGTCATGCAAGAGGACACGCGCGAAACCGACGGAAAGGTCGAGATCCTGCAGCCTCCCAGAGCCGGACAGCATGTACGTAAACGTGGCGAAGACACGACCGCCGGGCAGGCGTTGCTGGCTGCCGGCACAGTGCTGCAGGCCTCGCATATCGCGTTGCTGGCGTCGCAAGGGCTGGCGCAAGCCGAGGTTTACGGGCGCTTGCGGGTAGGCATCCTCACCACCGGCGATGAGCTGGTCTTTCCAGGTTCGCCCCGGCAGGACCAGCAAATCTACAACTCCAATGGCGCCATGCTGGCGGCATTGGCAGAAGGCATGGGCGCTGAAGCCACCCATGTCCTGCACGCCCGCGATGAGCAGGCCAGTCTGAATGCCGCCTTTGCTCGCCTGCTGCAGGACTGCGACCTCGTCCTCAGTGTGGGTGGGGTATCGGTTGGCGAGCGCGATCTGGTCAAACCGGTACTGGAGGCCATGGGCGCGACGCTGGTGCTCTGGAAAGTCCGTATGAAACCTGGCAAACCGGTCGCATTGGCTCATATCCAGGGCAAGCCCCTGGTTTGCCTGCCTGGCAATCCGGTATCGGCCTATGCCGTCTTTACGGTATTGGTCTCGCCGCTGGTGCGCCGCATGCAGGGCCGCAGCACCACCCATCCGCGCGTGGACTGGATACCCCTGCGCACCGAGCACACGCGCCGCGATGGCCGCGAAGAGTTTCTACGAGTGCAGTACGACGCCGGCCAGGCCCCGCAACTGCATCCGTACGCCAAGCAGGGATCAGGGGTGATGAGTTCGCTACCCTGGGCCAGCGGCCTGGCACGCCTGCCTTACGATACCGACATCAGCGACGGCACCGCGGTCCGGTATTACGACTTTCGCTACTGGCAATCCTAG
- the moaB gene encoding molybdenum cofactor biosynthesis protein B, with protein MTTENTVSLACAVLTVSDTRSAGDDTSGNLLAHNLAHAGHMCVRREIVRDDVYLIRRVMSDWIADPQVQVILTTGGTGFSHRDSVPEAVRPLFDKEIDGFGELFRQVSYEEIGSSTIQSRALAGYANNTVIFCMPGSNGACQTAWSRIIAEQLDSRHKPCNFATHLARREAS; from the coding sequence ATGACTACCGAAAACACTGTTTCGCTGGCTTGCGCCGTGCTCACCGTCAGTGACACGCGCAGCGCCGGAGACGACACCTCAGGCAATCTTCTGGCCCACAATCTCGCCCACGCCGGCCACATGTGCGTGCGCCGCGAAATCGTGCGTGACGATGTCTACCTGATCCGCCGCGTCATGAGCGACTGGATCGCCGATCCGCAGGTACAGGTGATTCTGACCACGGGCGGCACCGGGTTTTCGCACCGAGATTCCGTGCCCGAGGCCGTGCGTCCGTTGTTCGACAAAGAGATCGACGGCTTTGGCGAGCTGTTTCGCCAGGTGTCCTATGAAGAGATCGGCTCGTCGACCATCCAGTCGCGAGCGCTGGCCGGATACGCCAACAATACCGTGATCTTCTGCATGCCAGGCTCCAACGGTGCCTGCCAGACGGCCTGGAGCCGCATCATCGCCGAACAACTGGACAGCCGACACAAACCTTGCAACTTTGCCACGCACCTCGCGCGCAGGGAAGCATCATGA